From a region of the Desulfuromonas thiophila genome:
- the recG gene encoding ATP-dependent DNA helicase RecG — protein MADSLLNLKGVGPALVEKLARLEVHGIDDLLFLLPLRYEDHRTLSSIARLQAGEERSLQVRVVHCGEVSGGRGRKRFEALVQDASGQARLVWFHYRSAWLPKLVQPGRELLVHGVTRRFAGQVELLHPQIEAADRPFVPHILPVYPLTEGISQTQMRRLCQQAVALQADRLQSHLPATLRQTRQLLPLASAIRQLHQPDPASDLDALQHQCSPAHRTLIYEEFFYLQLGLGLRRRGQCALPGRAFQVSHRYTRALVALLPFKMTTAQRRVLGEIKRDLMAPAPMQRLLQGDVGSGKTLVALMAALVVIENACQAAVVAPTEILAEQHYRQFVFYLQQLGLRCALLTGSTRAKERRTLLQQLQDGQIHLLVGTHALFQPEVQFADLGLVVIDEQHRFGVQQRNLLRKKGRQPDVLVMTATPIPRTLSMTLYGDLALSVIDELPAGRQPIRTRIVFENKREQLYSFIEEKLRQGRQVYCVYPLVEESQKLDLTAATDACELLQRRFSPFRLALLHGQLPSADKDQVMCRFQAGDIDLLVATTVIEVGIDVPNASLMMIEHAERFGLAQLHQLRGRVGRGQHQSYCFLLPSPGCGAEARQRLQVIETHSDGFRIAEADLQLRGPGEFLGTRQAGLDHLRVANLLRDQPLLELARQDAFDFLAEHDILQPQFLPLRQRLQQLWGQRLELANVG, from the coding sequence GTGGCGGATTCGTTGCTCAACCTCAAGGGGGTTGGTCCCGCTCTGGTGGAAAAACTGGCCCGGCTGGAGGTGCATGGCATCGATGACCTGCTGTTTCTGCTGCCACTGCGCTACGAGGACCATCGCACCCTGTCTTCGATTGCCCGCCTGCAGGCCGGTGAGGAGCGGAGCCTGCAGGTGCGGGTGGTTCATTGCGGTGAGGTGAGTGGCGGCCGCGGGCGCAAACGCTTCGAGGCTCTGGTGCAGGATGCCAGCGGCCAGGCCCGGCTGGTCTGGTTTCACTATCGCTCCGCTTGGCTGCCAAAGCTTGTGCAGCCGGGTCGTGAACTGCTGGTACATGGCGTGACCCGACGGTTTGCCGGCCAGGTCGAGTTGCTGCATCCGCAGATCGAAGCCGCTGATCGCCCCTTTGTCCCCCATATCCTGCCCGTTTATCCGCTGACAGAAGGCATCTCCCAAACCCAGATGCGGCGGCTGTGCCAGCAGGCTGTTGCATTGCAGGCCGACCGACTGCAATCCCATCTGCCCGCCACCCTTCGCCAGACACGCCAGTTGTTGCCGCTGGCCAGCGCCATCCGCCAGTTGCACCAACCCGATCCCGCCAGCGATCTGGATGCTTTGCAGCATCAGTGTAGCCCGGCTCACCGCACCCTGATTTACGAGGAGTTTTTCTATCTGCAACTGGGCCTGGGATTGCGTCGCCGGGGCCAGTGCGCCCTGCCGGGCCGTGCCTTTCAGGTTTCCCATCGCTATACCCGAGCTCTGGTTGCGCTGTTGCCCTTCAAGATGACGACTGCCCAGCGGCGGGTGCTGGGGGAGATCAAGCGCGATCTGATGGCGCCGGCACCGATGCAGCGCCTGCTGCAGGGAGATGTTGGCAGCGGTAAAACCCTGGTCGCGTTGATGGCTGCGTTGGTAGTTATCGAAAATGCCTGTCAGGCGGCGGTGGTGGCACCCACAGAGATCCTTGCCGAGCAGCATTATCGCCAATTCGTCTTCTATCTGCAGCAGCTGGGTTTGCGCTGCGCCCTGCTGACCGGATCGACCCGGGCCAAGGAACGCCGCACGCTGTTGCAGCAGCTGCAAGACGGGCAGATCCACCTGCTGGTCGGCACCCATGCCCTGTTTCAGCCAGAGGTGCAGTTTGCCGATCTGGGTCTGGTTGTCATTGACGAACAGCACCGCTTTGGTGTGCAGCAGCGCAATCTGCTGCGCAAGAAGGGGCGTCAGCCGGATGTGCTGGTCATGACGGCGACACCGATACCGCGCACCCTGTCCATGACCCTCTATGGCGATCTGGCCCTTTCGGTTATTGATGAACTGCCGGCTGGCCGCCAGCCAATCCGAACCCGTATCGTCTTCGAAAATAAACGCGAACAGCTCTACAGTTTTATTGAGGAAAAACTGCGGCAGGGGCGACAGGTTTATTGCGTTTATCCGCTGGTGGAAGAAAGCCAGAAACTTGATCTGACCGCCGCGACCGACGCCTGCGAGCTGTTACAGCGCCGCTTCAGTCCCTTCCGGCTGGCCCTGCTGCATGGTCAGCTCCCCTCCGCCGATAAAGACCAGGTCATGTGCCGCTTTCAGGCTGGAGACATCGACTTGCTGGTAGCGACTACGGTGATCGAGGTTGGCATCGACGTCCCCAATGCCTCGTTGATGATGATCGAACACGCCGAGCGTTTCGGCCTGGCCCAGCTGCATCAGCTGCGCGGCCGGGTAGGGCGGGGGCAGCATCAAAGTTACTGTTTTCTGTTGCCGTCGCCCGGCTGCGGTGCCGAAGCGCGCCAGCGCCTGCAGGTTATCGAAACGCACAGCGATGGCTTCAGGATCGCCGAGGCGGATCTGCAGTTGCGTGGACCGGGTGAGTTTCTCGGTACCCGTCAAGCTGGCCTGGACCATCTGCGAGTGGCCAACCTGTTGCGCGATCAACCGTTGCTGGAGCTGGCGCGTCAGGATGCCTTCGATTTTCTGGCTGAACATGACATTCTACAGCCGCAATTTCTGCCTTTGCGCCAGCGATTGCAGCAGCTGTGGGGTCAGCGGCTGGAACTGGCCAATGTTGGCTGA
- a CDS encoding Zn-dependent hydrolase has protein sequence MQAFQDDFRTLAQFGLQADGGVSRLAFSKADQQARSWLIQRMHQLGLQVQLDAAGNLRGRLVGDQPHLPAIATGSHLDSVPNGGHYDGVIGVLAGLEVVRRLRRNGQHLARPVEVINFAAEESSRFGIATLGSKAITGKLTASELEQIHDEQGNSYASLLRQAGGQPEQLQHQRLNRRQLAAFIELHIEQGPVLEQQGCALGLVSAIAAASRFRVRLTGRNDHSGTTPMPLRRDALAAAAEMVLAVEQLARDIQAETVATVGRLSCSPGVMNVVPGSADFCIDLRDSDASRKERLTGQLQSQLQAIARRREIALHIDLLSNEQPVVLDSQLRQRIAAIARRHGQETLSLVSGAGHDAMQLADVVPTALLFVPSCHGISHNSTEQTALADIAQGVDLLYASVVELAQDTGTI, from the coding sequence ATGCAAGCATTTCAGGACGATTTCCGCACCCTGGCGCAGTTTGGTTTGCAGGCCGATGGTGGTGTCAGCCGACTGGCCTTCAGTAAAGCCGATCAGCAGGCGCGGTCTTGGCTGATTCAGCGGATGCACCAGCTGGGCCTTCAGGTTCAACTCGATGCGGCGGGCAATCTGCGGGGCCGCCTGGTGGGAGATCAGCCTCATTTGCCAGCCATAGCAACCGGTTCTCATCTCGACAGTGTGCCCAATGGCGGCCATTACGATGGTGTCATTGGCGTTTTGGCAGGTTTGGAAGTGGTGCGCCGTTTGCGTCGGAACGGCCAGCACCTGGCGCGCCCTGTCGAAGTGATTAATTTCGCGGCCGAAGAATCGAGCCGTTTCGGCATTGCCACCCTTGGCAGCAAGGCCATCACTGGCAAGTTGACCGCCAGCGAGTTGGAACAGATTCACGATGAGCAAGGCAACAGCTATGCCAGCCTTTTGCGCCAGGCTGGTGGTCAGCCGGAACAACTGCAGCACCAGCGACTCAACCGGCGTCAGTTGGCCGCCTTTATCGAACTGCATATTGAGCAGGGACCGGTGCTGGAGCAGCAGGGTTGCGCCCTTGGCCTGGTGAGCGCCATAGCCGCCGCCAGCCGTTTTCGTGTTCGGCTGACAGGTCGCAATGACCATTCCGGTACGACACCAATGCCGCTGCGGCGCGACGCCCTTGCCGCCGCCGCTGAAATGGTGCTGGCAGTCGAACAGCTGGCGCGAGATATCCAGGCTGAAACCGTTGCAACGGTTGGCCGACTGAGCTGTTCTCCCGGTGTCATGAATGTGGTGCCAGGCAGCGCCGATTTCTGTATCGACCTGCGTGACAGTGATGCCTCCCGTAAAGAACGACTGACCGGGCAATTGCAAAGCCAATTGCAAGCCATTGCCCGCCGCCGTGAAATTGCTCTTCATATCGATCTGCTCAGCAACGAACAGCCGGTAGTGCTTGATTCACAGCTGCGCCAACGGATTGCTGCCATTGCCCGGCGCCATGGTCAGGAAACCCTCAGCCTTGTCAGTGGTGCCGGCCACGACGCCATGCAACTGGCCGATGTGGTGCCGACCGCCTTGCTGTTTGTTCCCAGTTGTCACGGCATCAGTCATAACAGCACCGAGCAGACAGCTCTGGCAGATATTGCCCAGGGCGTCGATTTACTGTACGCCAGTGTTGTTGAACTGGCCCAGGATACCGGTACGATCTGA
- a CDS encoding replication initiation factor domain-containing protein codes for MIPAAQRPSAPFVGSERGNGRGDAAAPKGASCNTHPLNTQTPTDKGSIPENNQIVIDWLEFTLPDDFRIRERFRSLEHYLKTPGASFRDAPRGMHGYKKQIIYGKARILMDGSEGMGVHVILSGEALREMKNNPLDVLHWVLHHGGKVGRIDLALDNVTGELTLARINRAVRSGAVTCRAKTYRRMESGLISTGHVTGETLYFGSAKSDTQYRIYDKAAEQGLQGHWVRCEGQYRHENAQRVAQLIHDARFDVGSVYCGLLCGYLNVLSPSRTDTNKSRWKTAQWWLDLLAGAEKLKLAVPKKPPTLERSRRWLKKQVAPTIAMILDGFGSDAMMEIYLHGKARMTPEQRQLCAIPF; via the coding sequence GTGATTCCCGCAGCGCAACGCCCTTCCGCGCCGTTTGTAGGAAGCGAGCGCGGGAACGGGCGTGGAGACGCTGCGGCGCCCAAGGGTGCGTCTTGTAACACGCACCCGCTAAATACACAGACCCCTACCGACAAAGGGAGTATTCCAGAGAATAATCAAATAGTTATCGATTGGCTTGAATTTACCCTGCCGGATGATTTCCGCATCCGTGAACGGTTCCGTTCACTGGAGCATTACCTCAAGACCCCCGGTGCTTCCTTCCGTGACGCTCCCCGTGGCATGCACGGCTATAAAAAGCAGATCATCTACGGCAAGGCCCGAATCCTGATGGATGGCTCGGAGGGTATGGGCGTACATGTCATTTTGTCGGGTGAAGCCCTGCGGGAGATGAAAAACAACCCCTTGGACGTGCTGCATTGGGTGCTGCATCATGGCGGCAAGGTGGGCCGAATCGATCTTGCCCTTGATAACGTCACTGGCGAACTGACCCTTGCACGGATAAACCGCGCCGTCCGTTCTGGTGCCGTCACCTGTCGGGCAAAAACCTATCGGAGAATGGAAAGCGGCCTGATTTCCACCGGTCACGTCACCGGCGAGACGCTCTATTTCGGCTCGGCCAAGAGTGACACGCAGTATCGCATCTATGACAAGGCCGCCGAGCAGGGCCTCCAAGGGCATTGGGTACGCTGTGAAGGCCAATACCGCCACGAAAACGCGCAACGAGTCGCCCAGCTGATACACGATGCCCGTTTTGATGTCGGTTCCGTCTATTGTGGCCTTCTGTGCGGCTATTTGAACGTTCTGAGCCCTTCACGCACCGACACCAACAAGAGCCGATGGAAAACGGCCCAGTGGTGGCTTGACCTGCTCGCAGGCGCTGAAAAACTCAAGCTCGCTGTGCCGAAGAAGCCCCCTACCCTTGAACGCTCAAGACGCTGGCTGAAAAAGCAGGTTGCTCCGACAATCGCAATGATTCTGGATGGTTTCGGGTCTGATGCCATGATGGAAATTTACCTTCACGGCAAGGCAAGAATGACCCCAGAGCAAAGGCAGCTATGCGCCATCCCGTTTTGA